A single Nomia melanderi isolate GNS246 chromosome 13, iyNomMela1, whole genome shotgun sequence DNA region contains:
- the rdx gene encoding BTB/POZ and MATH domain-containing protein rdx isoform X5, with translation MAVSRVPSPPPPEVNTPVAENWCYTQVLCAQVKVVKFSYMWTINNFSFCREEMGEVLKSSTFSAGANDKLKWCLRVNPKGLDEESKDYLSLYLLLVSCNKSEVRAKFKFSILNAKREETKAMESQRAYRFVQGKDWGFKKFIRRDFLLDEANGLLPDDKLTIFCEVYTFVSVVADSVNISGQSNTIQFKVPECRLSDDLGLLFENQKFSDVTLTVCGREFQAHKAILAARSPVFSAMFEHEMEERKQNRVDITDVDHEVLREMLRFIYTGKAANLEKMADDLLAAADKYALERLKTRDGRDGHGGFQVDGELASAPDRGSVSRARHPTDPTDRSAQEASETELKTVTADTGHDLHVAPAYFASFMRKWRGYDEE, from the exons GTCTTGTGTGCACAGGTGAAGGTGGTTAAGTTCAGCTACATGTGGACGATAAATAACTTCAGCTTTTGCCGGGAGGAAATGGGAGAGGTGCTGAAGTCGTCCACCTTCTCGGCAGGGGCCAACGATAAACTGAAATG GTGCCTAAGAGTGAATCCTAAGGGTCTGGACGAGGAGAGCAAAGACTACCTGTCCCTGTACCTCCTTCTGGTCTCGTGCAACAAGTCCGAAGTCAGAGCAAAGTTCAAATTTTCTATCCTTAATGCCAAAAGAGAAGAAACCAAAGCAATGG AGAGCCAGCGTGCATACAGGTTCGTCCAAGGTAAAGATTGGGGCTTCAAGAAGTTCATTAGGAGAGACTTCCTGTTGGACGAGGCCAACGGACTCCTGCCCGACGATAAACTCACGATATTCTGTGAGGTATATACCTTT GTCAGCGTCGTGGCGGACAGCGTCAACATTTCCGGCCAGAGCAACACCATACAGTTCAAGGTGCCGGAATGCCGGTTGTCCGACGATCTGGGCCTCCTCTTCGAAAACCAAAAATTCAGCGACGTCACGCTGACGGTCTGCGGGAGGGAGTTCCAAGCGCATAAAGCCATACTCGCAG CTCGCAGTCCGGTGTTCTCGGCGATGTTCGAGCACGAGATGGAGGAGAGGAAGCAGAACCGTGTCGACATCACCGACGTGGACCACGAGGTGTTGCGCGAGATGCTCCGGTTCATATACACGGGAAAAGCGGCGAATCTGGAGAAGATGGCGGACGACCTGCTCGCGGCGGCGGACAAGTACGCGTTGGAGAGGCTGAAG ACACGCGACGGACGTGATGGACACGGCGGGTTTCAAGTCGATGGTGAACTCGCATCCGCACCTGATCGCGGAAGCGTTTCGCGCGCTCGCCACCCAACAGATCCCACCGATCGGTCCGCCCAGGAAGCGAGTGAAACAGAGCTGAAAACAGTCACCGCTGACACCGGGCACGACCTCCACGTCGCCCCCGCCTATTTTGCATCCTTCATGAGAAAATGGAGAGGATACGATGAAGAATga
- the rdx gene encoding BTB/POZ and MATH domain-containing protein rdx isoform X2 has product MAVSRVPSPPPPEVNTPVAENWCYTQVLCAQVKVVKFSYMWTINNFSFCREEMGEVLKSSTFSAGANDKLKWCLRVNPKGLDEESKDYLSLYLLLVSCNKSEVRAKFKFSILNAKREETKAMESQRAYRFVQGKDWGFKKFIRRDFLLDEANGLLPDDKLTIFCEVYTFVSVVADSVNISGQSNTIQFKVPECRLSDDLGLLFENQKFSDVTLTVCGREFQAHKAILAARSPVFSAMFEHEMEERKQNRVDITDVDHEVLREMLRFIYTGKAANLEKMADDLLAAADKYALERLKVMCEEALCTSLAIENAADILILADLHSADQLKAQAIDFINTHATDVMDTAGFKSMVNSHPHLIAEAFRALATQQIPPIGPPRKRVKQS; this is encoded by the exons GTCTTGTGTGCACAGGTGAAGGTGGTTAAGTTCAGCTACATGTGGACGATAAATAACTTCAGCTTTTGCCGGGAGGAAATGGGAGAGGTGCTGAAGTCGTCCACCTTCTCGGCAGGGGCCAACGATAAACTGAAATG GTGCCTAAGAGTGAATCCTAAGGGTCTGGACGAGGAGAGCAAAGACTACCTGTCCCTGTACCTCCTTCTGGTCTCGTGCAACAAGTCCGAAGTCAGAGCAAAGTTCAAATTTTCTATCCTTAATGCCAAAAGAGAAGAAACCAAAGCAATGG AGAGCCAGCGTGCATACAGGTTCGTCCAAGGTAAAGATTGGGGCTTCAAGAAGTTCATTAGGAGAGACTTCCTGTTGGACGAGGCCAACGGACTCCTGCCCGACGATAAACTCACGATATTCTGTGAGGTATATACCTTT GTCAGCGTCGTGGCGGACAGCGTCAACATTTCCGGCCAGAGCAACACCATACAGTTCAAGGTGCCGGAATGCCGGTTGTCCGACGATCTGGGCCTCCTCTTCGAAAACCAAAAATTCAGCGACGTCACGCTGACGGTCTGCGGGAGGGAGTTCCAAGCGCATAAAGCCATACTCGCAG CTCGCAGTCCGGTGTTCTCGGCGATGTTCGAGCACGAGATGGAGGAGAGGAAGCAGAACCGTGTCGACATCACCGACGTGGACCACGAGGTGTTGCGCGAGATGCTCCGGTTCATATACACGGGAAAAGCGGCGAATCTGGAGAAGATGGCGGACGACCTGCTCGCGGCGGCGGACAAGTACGCGTTGGAGAGGCTGAAGGTAATGTGCGAGGAAGCGCTCTGCACGAGTTTAGCCATCGAGAACGCGGCCGACATCCTCATTCTCGCTGATCTTCATAGCGCCGATCAACTCAAGGCGCAAGCCATAGACTTCATTAATAC ACACGCGACGGACGTGATGGACACGGCGGGTTTCAAGTCGATGGTGAACTCGCATCCGCACCTGATCGCGGAAGCGTTTCGCGCGCTCGCCACCCAACAGATCCCACCGATCGGTCCGCCCAGGAAGCGAGTGAAACAGAGCTGA
- the rdx gene encoding BTB/POZ and MATH domain-containing protein rdx isoform X11 gives MRKRAERDEPSAPLPWDLLALVNLTPVKVVKFSYMWTINNFSFCREEMGEVLKSSTFSAGANDKLKWCLRVNPKGLDEESKDYLSLYLLLVSCNKSEVRAKFKFSILNAKREETKAMESQRAYRFVQGKDWGFKKFIRRDFLLDEANGLLPDDKLTIFCEVYTFVSVVADSVNISGQSNTIQFKVPECRLSDDLGLLFENQKFSDVTLTVCGREFQAHKAILAARSPVFSAMFEHEMEERKQNRVDITDVDHEVLREMLRFIYTGKAANLEKMADDLLAAADKYALERLKVMCEEALCTSLAIENAADILILADLHSADQLKAQAIDFINTHATDVMDTAGFKSMVNSHPHLIAEAFRALATQQIPPIGPPRKRVKQS, from the exons GTGAAGGTGGTTAAGTTCAGCTACATGTGGACGATAAATAACTTCAGCTTTTGCCGGGAGGAAATGGGAGAGGTGCTGAAGTCGTCCACCTTCTCGGCAGGGGCCAACGATAAACTGAAATG GTGCCTAAGAGTGAATCCTAAGGGTCTGGACGAGGAGAGCAAAGACTACCTGTCCCTGTACCTCCTTCTGGTCTCGTGCAACAAGTCCGAAGTCAGAGCAAAGTTCAAATTTTCTATCCTTAATGCCAAAAGAGAAGAAACCAAAGCAATGG AGAGCCAGCGTGCATACAGGTTCGTCCAAGGTAAAGATTGGGGCTTCAAGAAGTTCATTAGGAGAGACTTCCTGTTGGACGAGGCCAACGGACTCCTGCCCGACGATAAACTCACGATATTCTGTGAGGTATATACCTTT GTCAGCGTCGTGGCGGACAGCGTCAACATTTCCGGCCAGAGCAACACCATACAGTTCAAGGTGCCGGAATGCCGGTTGTCCGACGATCTGGGCCTCCTCTTCGAAAACCAAAAATTCAGCGACGTCACGCTGACGGTCTGCGGGAGGGAGTTCCAAGCGCATAAAGCCATACTCGCAG CTCGCAGTCCGGTGTTCTCGGCGATGTTCGAGCACGAGATGGAGGAGAGGAAGCAGAACCGTGTCGACATCACCGACGTGGACCACGAGGTGTTGCGCGAGATGCTCCGGTTCATATACACGGGAAAAGCGGCGAATCTGGAGAAGATGGCGGACGACCTGCTCGCGGCGGCGGACAAGTACGCGTTGGAGAGGCTGAAGGTAATGTGCGAGGAAGCGCTCTGCACGAGTTTAGCCATCGAGAACGCGGCCGACATCCTCATTCTCGCTGATCTTCATAGCGCCGATCAACTCAAGGCGCAAGCCATAGACTTCATTAATAC ACACGCGACGGACGTGATGGACACGGCGGGTTTCAAGTCGATGGTGAACTCGCATCCGCACCTGATCGCGGAAGCGTTTCGCGCGCTCGCCACCCAACAGATCCCACCGATCGGTCCGCCCAGGAAGCGAGTGAAACAGAGCTGA
- the rdx gene encoding BTB/POZ and MATH domain-containing protein rdx isoform X4, giving the protein MAVSRVPSPPPPEVNTPVAENWCYTQVKVVKFSYMWTINNFSFCREEMGEVLKSSTFSAGANDKLKWCLRVNPKGLDEESKDYLSLYLLLVSCNKSEVRAKFKFSILNAKREETKAMESQRAYRFVQGKDWGFKKFIRRDFLLDEANGLLPDDKLTIFCEVSVVADSVNISGQSNTIQFKVPECRLSDDLGLLFENQKFSDVTLTVCGREFQAHKAILAARSPVFSAMFEHEMEERKQNRVDITDVDHEVLREMLRFIYTGKAANLEKMADDLLAAADKYALERLKVMCEEALCTSLAIENAADILILADLHSADQLKAQAIDFINTHATDVMDTAGFKSMVNSHPHLIAEAFRALATQQIPPIGPPRKRVKQS; this is encoded by the exons GTGAAGGTGGTTAAGTTCAGCTACATGTGGACGATAAATAACTTCAGCTTTTGCCGGGAGGAAATGGGAGAGGTGCTGAAGTCGTCCACCTTCTCGGCAGGGGCCAACGATAAACTGAAATG GTGCCTAAGAGTGAATCCTAAGGGTCTGGACGAGGAGAGCAAAGACTACCTGTCCCTGTACCTCCTTCTGGTCTCGTGCAACAAGTCCGAAGTCAGAGCAAAGTTCAAATTTTCTATCCTTAATGCCAAAAGAGAAGAAACCAAAGCAATGG AGAGCCAGCGTGCATACAGGTTCGTCCAAGGTAAAGATTGGGGCTTCAAGAAGTTCATTAGGAGAGACTTCCTGTTGGACGAGGCCAACGGACTCCTGCCCGACGATAAACTCACGATATTCTGTGAG GTCAGCGTCGTGGCGGACAGCGTCAACATTTCCGGCCAGAGCAACACCATACAGTTCAAGGTGCCGGAATGCCGGTTGTCCGACGATCTGGGCCTCCTCTTCGAAAACCAAAAATTCAGCGACGTCACGCTGACGGTCTGCGGGAGGGAGTTCCAAGCGCATAAAGCCATACTCGCAG CTCGCAGTCCGGTGTTCTCGGCGATGTTCGAGCACGAGATGGAGGAGAGGAAGCAGAACCGTGTCGACATCACCGACGTGGACCACGAGGTGTTGCGCGAGATGCTCCGGTTCATATACACGGGAAAAGCGGCGAATCTGGAGAAGATGGCGGACGACCTGCTCGCGGCGGCGGACAAGTACGCGTTGGAGAGGCTGAAGGTAATGTGCGAGGAAGCGCTCTGCACGAGTTTAGCCATCGAGAACGCGGCCGACATCCTCATTCTCGCTGATCTTCATAGCGCCGATCAACTCAAGGCGCAAGCCATAGACTTCATTAATAC ACACGCGACGGACGTGATGGACACGGCGGGTTTCAAGTCGATGGTGAACTCGCATCCGCACCTGATCGCGGAAGCGTTTCGCGCGCTCGCCACCCAACAGATCCCACCGATCGGTCCGCCCAGGAAGCGAGTGAAACAGAGCTGA
- the rdx gene encoding BTB/POZ and MATH domain-containing protein rdx isoform X1 encodes MAVSRVPSPPPPEVNTPVAENWCYTQVLCAQVKVVKFSYMWTINNFSFCREEMGEVLKSSTFSAGANDKLKWCLRVNPKGLDEESKDYLSLYLLLVSCNKSEVRAKFKFSILNAKREETKAMESQRAYRFVQGKDWGFKKFIRRDFLLDEANGLLPDDKLTIFCEVSVVADSVNISGQSNTIQFKVPECRLSDDLGLLFENQKFSDVTLTVCGREFQAHKAILAARSPVFSAMFEHEMEERKQNRVDITDVDHEVLREMLRFIYTGKAANLEKMADDLLAAADKYALERLKVMCEEALCTSLAIENAADILILADLHSADQLKAQAIDFINTHATDVMDTAGFKSMVNSHPHLIAEAFRALATQQIPPIGPPRKRVKQS; translated from the exons GTCTTGTGTGCACAGGTGAAGGTGGTTAAGTTCAGCTACATGTGGACGATAAATAACTTCAGCTTTTGCCGGGAGGAAATGGGAGAGGTGCTGAAGTCGTCCACCTTCTCGGCAGGGGCCAACGATAAACTGAAATG GTGCCTAAGAGTGAATCCTAAGGGTCTGGACGAGGAGAGCAAAGACTACCTGTCCCTGTACCTCCTTCTGGTCTCGTGCAACAAGTCCGAAGTCAGAGCAAAGTTCAAATTTTCTATCCTTAATGCCAAAAGAGAAGAAACCAAAGCAATGG AGAGCCAGCGTGCATACAGGTTCGTCCAAGGTAAAGATTGGGGCTTCAAGAAGTTCATTAGGAGAGACTTCCTGTTGGACGAGGCCAACGGACTCCTGCCCGACGATAAACTCACGATATTCTGTGAG GTCAGCGTCGTGGCGGACAGCGTCAACATTTCCGGCCAGAGCAACACCATACAGTTCAAGGTGCCGGAATGCCGGTTGTCCGACGATCTGGGCCTCCTCTTCGAAAACCAAAAATTCAGCGACGTCACGCTGACGGTCTGCGGGAGGGAGTTCCAAGCGCATAAAGCCATACTCGCAG CTCGCAGTCCGGTGTTCTCGGCGATGTTCGAGCACGAGATGGAGGAGAGGAAGCAGAACCGTGTCGACATCACCGACGTGGACCACGAGGTGTTGCGCGAGATGCTCCGGTTCATATACACGGGAAAAGCGGCGAATCTGGAGAAGATGGCGGACGACCTGCTCGCGGCGGCGGACAAGTACGCGTTGGAGAGGCTGAAGGTAATGTGCGAGGAAGCGCTCTGCACGAGTTTAGCCATCGAGAACGCGGCCGACATCCTCATTCTCGCTGATCTTCATAGCGCCGATCAACTCAAGGCGCAAGCCATAGACTTCATTAATAC ACACGCGACGGACGTGATGGACACGGCGGGTTTCAAGTCGATGGTGAACTCGCATCCGCACCTGATCGCGGAAGCGTTTCGCGCGCTCGCCACCCAACAGATCCCACCGATCGGTCCGCCCAGGAAGCGAGTGAAACAGAGCTGA
- the rdx gene encoding BTB/POZ and MATH domain-containing protein rdx isoform X3 codes for MAVSRVPSPPPPEVNTPVAENWCYTQVKVVKFSYMWTINNFSFCREEMGEVLKSSTFSAGANDKLKWCLRVNPKGLDEESKDYLSLYLLLVSCNKSEVRAKFKFSILNAKREETKAMESQRAYRFVQGKDWGFKKFIRRDFLLDEANGLLPDDKLTIFCEVYTFVSVVADSVNISGQSNTIQFKVPECRLSDDLGLLFENQKFSDVTLTVCGREFQAHKAILAARSPVFSAMFEHEMEERKQNRVDITDVDHEVLREMLRFIYTGKAANLEKMADDLLAAADKYALERLKVMCEEALCTSLAIENAADILILADLHSADQLKAQAIDFINTHATDVMDTAGFKSMVNSHPHLIAEAFRALATQQIPPIGPPRKRVKQS; via the exons GTGAAGGTGGTTAAGTTCAGCTACATGTGGACGATAAATAACTTCAGCTTTTGCCGGGAGGAAATGGGAGAGGTGCTGAAGTCGTCCACCTTCTCGGCAGGGGCCAACGATAAACTGAAATG GTGCCTAAGAGTGAATCCTAAGGGTCTGGACGAGGAGAGCAAAGACTACCTGTCCCTGTACCTCCTTCTGGTCTCGTGCAACAAGTCCGAAGTCAGAGCAAAGTTCAAATTTTCTATCCTTAATGCCAAAAGAGAAGAAACCAAAGCAATGG AGAGCCAGCGTGCATACAGGTTCGTCCAAGGTAAAGATTGGGGCTTCAAGAAGTTCATTAGGAGAGACTTCCTGTTGGACGAGGCCAACGGACTCCTGCCCGACGATAAACTCACGATATTCTGTGAGGTATATACCTTT GTCAGCGTCGTGGCGGACAGCGTCAACATTTCCGGCCAGAGCAACACCATACAGTTCAAGGTGCCGGAATGCCGGTTGTCCGACGATCTGGGCCTCCTCTTCGAAAACCAAAAATTCAGCGACGTCACGCTGACGGTCTGCGGGAGGGAGTTCCAAGCGCATAAAGCCATACTCGCAG CTCGCAGTCCGGTGTTCTCGGCGATGTTCGAGCACGAGATGGAGGAGAGGAAGCAGAACCGTGTCGACATCACCGACGTGGACCACGAGGTGTTGCGCGAGATGCTCCGGTTCATATACACGGGAAAAGCGGCGAATCTGGAGAAGATGGCGGACGACCTGCTCGCGGCGGCGGACAAGTACGCGTTGGAGAGGCTGAAGGTAATGTGCGAGGAAGCGCTCTGCACGAGTTTAGCCATCGAGAACGCGGCCGACATCCTCATTCTCGCTGATCTTCATAGCGCCGATCAACTCAAGGCGCAAGCCATAGACTTCATTAATAC ACACGCGACGGACGTGATGGACACGGCGGGTTTCAAGTCGATGGTGAACTCGCATCCGCACCTGATCGCGGAAGCGTTTCGCGCGCTCGCCACCCAACAGATCCCACCGATCGGTCCGCCCAGGAAGCGAGTGAAACAGAGCTGA